ATAGCCAAAATACGAattgtcttcttttaaaaatttcctttaagaCAGTCATATTTATAAGCATGTAGGTGGTGAAGTGCTCCAGAAGCTTAGTGCTGAGGTGCTGTCAGCTGCCGAGAATGCAGATAATCAGTCCATCTGTGACCTGGTGTTCAGAAGGTCACAGGCAAGCTTGAGAAACTGGGCGACCTACGGGGTGAGCTACGAACTAAGCCGTGGTGCccttaaaaatctttgttttgaCAGTGTAATAGAAATTAAACCATtactcatttttatcttttaactaAGGTAACTTTATGTCTATAGGTACATATATAATGTACATGTGCAGGTATTTaatacatttgtgaaaattacaaGTAGAATCTctgtaaaaagtaaaataatttctgGCATTCAAGCCAAGTTTCTTAATCTGTTTTTCATTGTTCCCTCACATCTAAGGAGACTTTAGAAATCTCTTCCCGATTGCTCCTTCCCCAATGAAATTTTGGTATCATACCATACGCTGTTTATCTGATTCTGCATGTATATCTCTgctttatacattaaaaaataatacttcctCACCCACAAGAACCATTTTTCGCCCCAGGTGATGGTATGGCTTGCTGAGAATGCATGCATTATTAGGGGAAGCACCTGTTGTGATCCCATGGAATTCCTGTATTATATTGTATCACTTTACAAAGAGCAAAACCTTTCTCTCCCATGTTTCCTGTTTTTTTGGATAGCCTCCTGAAGGGACTGGGTACCACTGTTGCTGTCTGCTGCATACCTCACTGCAGAGCAGCCCTGGTCCTTCACCTGGAAATGCGTCTAGTTGCTCTCTTCAGGCCCATTGGCATCCAGAAAGGGTCACAGATAACAGTCAAGTCGTGTAGAATTTAACCTGTATTAAGCAAGGCCACTGATTTTTTTAGACtatttttagaacacttttagattcacagcaaaattgaaagtACAGAGACTTCCCGTAGACCTCCTCCCTCCACTCATGCAGCACCTCCCCAGTATCAACACCCCTTACCTGAGGGGACATTTTTTACAACTGACGACTCTACAGGGGCACATCCTATCACCCGGAGTCCACCCAAGGGtcattcttggtgttgtccaGCCTATGAGTTTGGACAAACATATAATGACACAAATGCATCATTATAGAATCATACAGAGTGTTTTCACTGCCCTTAAAATCCTCTGTGGGTTCTGCCTGTCACACACCCCACCTCCAtcaagcccctggcaaccactggtcgTCTTACTAGCCCCATAGTTTCGCCTCTTCCAGAGTGTCATATCCTTGCAATCACACGGCATGTTCTTTGCGGACTGCCTCCTTTCACTTGCTAATATGTATTTaaggtttctccatgtcttttcgtAACTTGATAGATCATATCTTTGAAATAATACTCTAGATGTACCAAGATGTATTCTAGATGTGAAACTGTTTAGATGTACCACAgcttatccactcacctactgaaggacattttcgTTGCTTCCAGGTTtgggcagttatgaataaagctgctgctATAAAAATCTGTGcgcaagtttttgtgtgggcatagGTTTTCAGCTCTTTTGGGCAAATATGAGAGTgtaactgctggatcatatggtaaaagtATGTGTTTTTAAGAAACTACTAAACTGCATTCCAAAATGCTTTGCTATTTTGTGTTCTCACCAGCAATTAgtgagaattcctgttgctccacagcCTCACGAGTAgttggtattgtcagtgttccAGATATTGGCCATTCTGCTAGGTGTATATAGtagactgatttttttaagtagtaTTTTTATCAAGATAAAATTCACTTACTTAAAATTCACCCTTATGGTAGCTGGGGGTGACTGCCCCTACCATGATGAGCATTtactaatgtatataattattgagtcactatgttacagatctgaaaccaatgtaatattgtatatcaactgtactccagtaaaaaaaatcataagCTGAAAACATATTCACCCTTACAAAGTACACGCTGAGCGGTTTCCCTGTGTTCATGGGGCTGTGCAGCCATTGCTTTAGAGCATTCTCATCACCTCGAAAAAAACtggtcaaaatttaaaacatctgtGCTTCAAAGAACAccatgaagaaagtgaaaagataatccaaggataggagaaaatatctgcaaatcatgtatctagtCAGGGACCTTTATCTAGAACATATTAATACTAAAAGACAAAACCTGAACCATTATCTAGAACATATTAACTAAATACTAAAAGACAAAACCTAAGTCAAAAACGGCAAAGAATATAAGTAGACATGTCTCCagagaaaatatgcaaatggTCAAAAAGCACTTGAAAACATGCCGAACACCATAAGCCATCAGGGAAATACGAGTCAAAGCCACAAAgagatgccacttcacacccAGGATGGTGGCTGTCATACAAAAGACAGTGACAGGtgttgaggatgcagagaaattggaatcctcacATGCCGCTTataggattgtaaaatggtgcagtcacattgaaaaacagtttgacagtttctcaaaaagttaaacataataactacatgatccagcagttccactcccaggaatatacctgaaagaaacagaagtgaATGCATATGTCCACTGTAACTCATACACAGGGACCCTTTTGGGGTTGACAGAAacattctaaaattagattgtggtgatggttacacaactctgtgaatatactaaaaatcattgaattgtacactttaggTGGGTGGTGTACAATATGTGAATTGTATCCCATGTTTTTGTAGCTCTCACTTCaggtatctctctctctctttacttgTTCCAAGACGTCTGTGTATACCTTTCAAGCTATTTCCTTCTAATCCATAATCTTTTCTTACAAAAAATTGTGATGTTTAGCCTATTCTCGCATGTAGAATATGTTTAAAGTGTTTGCCGTCTCCAGGTTCTGGACCAGCTGCTCCCCTCCAGAGTACAGCATACACATCCGAGCCCGGCACAGAGTGGGCACACGTTGCTCAGTGAAAACTGCTGAATGGAGGAATGCATTTTGTTTTGTACACGTGATGCCGGTCCCACACATCACTGACACGCTGTGTTCTCTTTTGCAGGCCATCGGCTGTTCTCTGAACTGTGGTTGCCAGAGTTTCAAACCAGGGAAAATAAACCACCGTCAGTGTGAGCAGTGCAGACACGGATGGGTAGCCCACGGtaacttcatttttctccctctcttggCCTGTAGTGTTCCGTGTAAGTCACTTAGTTACTCAGGAACAGATTTAATGGAATGACAGCTAACGTTTGTAAGTCAGTACGGTGTGTCAGCCAACAGGATAATAGCCTTTTCTGTGTTATCTCTCGGAATCTTAACAACTCTGTATGACAAGTACGTTTTTAGTCCCATTCTGGAGATGTAGAAACTGCCGTTTCATTGCTGTCTTTCTGCAATTATACAAATGTTTTGTGCTGTACAGTGTGGTGGCCTCTAGCccagggttgccagataaaatagaatgctcagttaaatttgaattcagataaacagcaaataattttttagcCTAAGTGTGTCCCAGTGTATTTTTTAGCATAAGTATATCCCCCTTATACATTGTTtatctaaaatttatattcagatttaATTGGGCATCCTGTATTTATTTGCTAAGCTAGCCACGTGTGGCTTCAGAGTACTAGAAATGTGACTATTGtaactgaagaactgaatttctaattttgtttcctgttaattaatttgctatttaaattaattacagCCATGCGTGGCTGGTGACTTGCATTGAACATCATAGATTTTGGTGATTTAATTTGGCAGGCTAGGGCTCAAAAACCCATCTGTTGGGTTTACAAGCCCAGGTTTTTCCCCACCAGACCCTGTGCTCCCCGATTTCCCCACCCCCCTCATGTATGTGCCTGTCACCTTTGTTTTTATCCCCTTTCCTTGCATCTTCCCTACTTGCAGCCACTTTACTCCACAGCAATGCCACAGGCAGGATAGGAGAGAAGAGTCCCAGGCCAGTCCATTGTGTTTTAGAAGTTCCTGTGCATAACTTGGAGCCTGAGAGCTATTAAGATTTGTTAGTCATTTGCATAGTCGTGTTTTCGCATTGGAACAGATAACTGAGTTAGCTCCAGCCTACTTTCTGTGCAGTGTTTCTCTCAAAGAAGAACCTTTAAAACGTTACTccttcaatttaatttttcagcTCTAAGTAAGCTGAGGATCCCCACCGTGTGTCccacaagccaggtggagatTGTCCAGTCCAGTGTGGTGTTTGATATCAGCAGCCTCATGCTCTACGGGACCCAGGCCATCCCTGTTCGCCTGAAAATCCTACTGGACCGGCTCTTCAGTGTGTTAAAGCAAGATGAGGTCCTCCGGATACTCCATGCCTTGGACTGGACCCTCCAGGATTACATCCGTGGATACGTGTTACAGGTGTGGTGGCCATGGCCGCTGTTCTCCTAGAACGTCTTCTCACATCTTTGTGCACGTGGCCTACAGAATCTAGTTGTCGACCAGTGTTACGGCCATTGCTGGCCATCATTCCCTTTACTCTTTTTTCTGATGCTTTAATCCCTACCTCATGTCCTAGAAGGAATGCAGTGCTTCACTCAAGCCATCTGTGAAACCTCAGGACACGGGGGCATCACACAGCCTCTGATCTGGATCCCACAACACATCAGCCCCACCGTGGATGCCGCCTTCCCCTCCTTATTACCGCAGCTGCCTGCCGACCGAGATGCTGTCTGTGTCAGAGTTTGCTGAGGGCctgggtggggagaaaggaacTCACATTGCAGAGCCACACAGCAAACAGCTAGTCTCCTGCCGAGCCTTCCCAGCCTTTACAGCGCTCTGCCTCCCCGCTGCTGGCGTTTCTTCCTGGGCCCCATCACCTTGGGGTATTTCCGTGTTCTCACTCTagctgcctcccctgccccgcccctcacccactcccttctggcctccccgcattttctcttcattctcctTTGTTCCAATGCTTTCATCCCTTCCTGCCGTTCCTTACTTTACAGAGCAGTTTCACCTCTTTCGAGACCTTGCTGTGGGGTAAGCCTCGTGTTTCATAGCCAAACAGGCTGTCAAGGTGGTGTTGCAAGCAGAGAACATATTTCCTGGTATGAATTATATCATTGCTTCGACATCTGAAACAGCTACAGCATCTTTTTTCCTGCCGCTACCCCATAAAATGTCAGCTAACTTTGGTAAAAATTCCAATGAAATGGGGGAATGAATATATTACTAAGACTGACTTTGGTCTTATTCAGGTCGGCACATCATTAAAACAAACACTAATAGCCGCTTATTGACCTAGGCCCTCTTCCAGTAACCTCATGCATGAGGTAGgtaaattatccccattttccactTGAAAAACCAGAGGCTTCTAAATCTTGCAGAGGTCACTCAACACACATGTGGGAGATCCACAATTTGAACCCACTTCTTTCTGACTCTAAAGACCATCATCACCTTCTGGAAACACATTTGTTCACCTTGAATGCAGGGCCCCCAGCAGGCTAGAAACCACCTTTTATGTAGAGTACTATTATGATCTTACATTATGACGTAGATCAATATTTAATGACCCTAATATTCTTGCTTTCTAGTGTTAGGATTAAAAATATGGAATCAATTACCTTGAACCTCTAGCACATCAAAAATTTATGTTGTTACATTCCTCCTCATCTTCAAAACTCTTATATGCACTGTGAAAAATCTCAGTAGGCCATCAAATACATGTTCtgtgataaaatatttattatagtttTGGGAAAAGTTAGGCCTAGCTAGAGTTTGAAATATCTCCAACACTCCAGCATAATTACAGCTCTGCTTTGTGAACATGGGCAATAGATCAATATAGGTTCATTTGTTTTCTGATGTCCGTTGCTTGGGAAGATTATTAAACTTGTTGACAATAAATACTTGAGCTATATCTAGGTCTGCTTGCTCCATCTTTAGATGAAGCTACTATTGTTCAAATGATTCAGATTTTATTTCAGTGGGGGAAAATTATTATGCCTAATGCAAGACAACAAGTGGTTTGaaataagatgaaaaaattaCCAATTTCGCATAGACTTgagtaatataattttatttcccccttttggaCTACTACTTAAGCATTTGTGCAGTTTATTTTCTGTACAGAGTTCCTGGCCGAGACGAGTGACGTGAGTGGGAGCTGAGCTCAGCAAGCACTGTGCCCACCCAGAGGGGTTGTCATTTCCTATATGTACAAAGGGTGCCCTGGAGGGTCAGCGGGGGCCCTGACCACATGGCTCCATGCttagagaaaaatggaaggagcAGTAAAGTAATTGCACTTTCAAATTCTGGTTTGCATTTAGGATGCGTCCGGAAAGGTGTTGGATCACTGGAGCATCATGACCAGTGAGGAAGAGGTGGCCACCTTGCAGCAGTTCCTTCGTTTCGGAGAGACCAAGTCCATCGTTGAGCTCATGGCGACTCAAGAGAAGGAAGAGCGGTCCATCATCGTGCCCCCTTCCACAGCAAGCGTGGACATCAGGGCTTTCATCGAGGGCTGCAGCCACAGGAGCCCCGGCCGCCCCACTCCCACGGACAAGGCAAACCCGAGCAGCGCACATTCCTTCGAGAGCCTCATAAACAATATGACTTTCATGCTGCCTTTCCAGTTCCTCAACCCTGTGCCTCCCGCACTGCTGGGGTCACTGCCCGAACAGTACGTGCTGGAACAGGGTCAGGAGCAAAGCCGGGACCCTGAACAGGAAACCCACGGACCCTTCCCCAGCAGCAGCTTCATCGCTTCCAGTTCCACACCATTTCAGACTGAGAAAGATCCGTGTCTGAACTGTCCAGATACTGTTCCAAAAAGGGAAGACGGCACCTATTTAAGTGACTCCAGCTCATACAACATTGTCACCAAGCTTGAAAGGACACAGTTGTCCCCTGAGGCCAAAGTGAGGTCCGAAAGGAACGGCCTGGCCACGAAGAAGGGCCGGGTGTTCTGCACCGCGTGCGAGAAGACCTTCTATGACAAAGGCACCCTCAAGATCCACTACAATGCCGTGCACCTGAAGATCAAGCACAGGTGCACTGTCGAGGGCTGCAACATGGTGTTCAGCTCCCTGCGGAGCCGGAACCGCCACAGCGCCAACCCCAACCCGCGGCTGCACATGCCGATGAACAGGAACAACCGGGACAGGGATCTGCGCAACAGCCTGGGCCTGGCTGCCTCCGAGAACTACAAGCACCCGGGTTTCGTGGCGACTCCCCCGGACTGCAGGCCCCTCCCCGGCTACCCCAGGTCGGGGGAGGGGTCCAGGGGCCAGCCAGCCTTCCCGAGCATAGGGCAAAACGGCGTGCTTTTCCCCAACCTGAAGACAGTCCAGCCGGTCCTTCCTTTCTGTAACAGCCCAGCCACCCCCGCTGAGCTGGCAAACACCCCTGGCgtgctgccctccctgcctctgttGTCCTCTTCAGTCCCAGAACAGCTGGTTTCAAACCAAGTGCCATTTGATGCCCTTCCCAAGAAGAAGTCCCGGAAGTCCAGTATGCCTATCAAAATAGAGAAGGAAGCTGTGGAAATAGCGAATGAGAAGAGGCACACTTTCAGCTCCGATGAAGACAGGCCCCTGCAGGTGGTCAGTGAAGATGAGCCGGAGGCCTGCAGTCCTGCGCCGGGCAGAGCCCCTGAGGAGCAGCACGCCCAGGCAGGACGCCTATGGAGGCCTCTCCCTGGAGGAGAGAGGCCCTGCCGTCCAGGGCCAGTGGCTGAGTCCAGTGGCGCCTTCAGCCGAGCCCCTGAGCAGGCCACGCACCACGTGGAGAGGGAGGCCGAGCAGAAGCCCGTGCTGGCCACGGTGCCCAGGGAGGTGGAGGCTGGTGGCCGCGAGCCCCCCCTCACTCCCGGGATGGAGACCTGCGTCCCTTTCCCTGACTACGTCAAACTGCAGCGGCACCTGCTGGCCGGGGGGCTCCTCAGCGCTTTGTCCGGCAGAGGGATGGCTTTTCCTTGTTTCGAAGATTCTAAAGAACTGGTCCAGCACATGGGTCAGCACACATTAGCGAGGCCAAAGGAGGAAGACCGCTTCCAGTGTGACATCTGCAAGAAGACCTTTAAAAACGCCTGCGGTGTGAAAACACACCACAGGAGCATGCATGCCAAAGAAACGCACGTGTGCACCGTAGAGGGCTGTCAGGCCGCCTTCCCGTCCCGGAGGGGCAGAGACAGGTGAGATGCCTGCTGGCGACCATTCCTTCTAGGGCAGCAGTTCTCAGGCTTGAGCATGCATTGCATCAGCTGGAGGGCTGTCAGAACGTCAGAGCCACACCCCCAGCATTTCTGCTTCTGTGGGTCAGGGGTGAGGCCTGAGATGCTGCACTTCTGAGTTCCCCAGTGACACCAGTGTTGCTGTTACAGTGTAACACTGTTACACCAGTGTTACCGGAGTTTGGAAACAGTGTTGTGTAGATGCCCATTCCTGAATTTTCAGTTCCAAAATCTAAACTCATTTGGCCACAAAACCTGACTTGAAATGATGTGAGGctatttataatctttttttaatcttttgtgtggatttttaaatgtatattcagTACAGAAATCCTGATTGATTTATTTTGGGGAGGTCAACAAAATAGTACAGTATATGCATCATTCGCCTTCCTAAGGTCTGAGAAATCCTAAATTCAGAAACACATCTGGCCCAAAGGGTTCGAGATAAGGAGTCATGAACTAGAGCTCACCTTAGAGGAAGGAGAGGGGGCCTTGTCAGTTACCACGGTAGCTTCCCAGACTTGACCGCTTTCATTTCACAGTATGAAGTCCATCAGATGAAACATTTTCTCTGTTAACCAGCCCAACTTGAAAGGGAGAATACTCCTTGCTTGGAGATCCTTAAAATATTAAGACGTCGAAGAGTAAAGGCACTTAATTAGCAGATTATTTTAGAGTCCGTGATGTTTGTTGAAAGATGAGAAGTCTGCCATTGCTGGGTTTTCGTGATGAGTGTCACAGAGCGCCCGGGCAGAGAGTGAATGTCCTCCCTGCGGAGCGCAGTGCCGGCTGCTTGTGCTTTTTTTCAGTGGACTGGCATCACATGACCACTCTTGAGGTCGCTTTCCTCCCCAGCCTATAAAGGGAAGAGCAAGCATACTGAAAGGCGACCTTAGGGGGCTTTCGGGAGAGGACTGGCCCTTTGAAGACATTGTAACAAACACTCAGTGGTCCCCAGAATATTAAAAGGTTACATTTGCTCAAATGCTTGACTTGAACCAGTTCAACACCACCACTACCTCAACCCAAATTACAACGCCTATCTTATTAAGGGGGTGAAAATGTCCAGGCTCCCACACACATTCCTGCACAGGGCTCCTAAGAAGACACTCATTGTCTTGAGCAAAGAGCATAGAGCATGGCAATTAGTTAAAATTCTTGCTTCTGTTACTGGGATGTTGGACTAAACTACCAGGATTCCCTCATTAGTGAAACAGCCCTTCTCCTTCACCCTCCAAGTGGAGTGCTTGTTCATGAATAAGCTGTTTTCATAACGGAGAGAGAGTCCTGTCAGTCAGATCATCCTTGAGATTTATGACATTGTTCTGGCCTCCAGTGTCTACTGAATTAGAAGGCATACTGAATGTAGGATACAATTTCATCGTAcccttattttttcatatatttaattttctcttatttttggaCCTATTCGCAGATACATGTCTCCTCCCCCACCACAGAAAATCATCTTGTATTCAAAATTTAAAGTATTATTCTTGTAGTCTAGAACTTGGAATGCATTTAACCTAGAATCTGTGATTTAAATGACACCATTTAAATAGGGCTTTGTGGACAGGCCCAGGTGCACCACCATTTCTCTGAGTCAGAGAACCGCGTTGCCATGAGGATAACTTACTTCCCCTCTTCAAGCCACGGCTACTGCCAACAGCAGTTACTGGGGCCCATCAGGAAGGGCGGGGACAGCACCCTGGATGCCCGGTTGGCCGACAGGTATTCACGACCCTCTGTGTTAAGTGCCGTGAGCGCGGGGTCACTGACCGCAAAGGTCAGTGGGAGAGACAGACCAGTAAATGGGTAATTGCTGCGGAGTAATAGGGAAATGCAGGCTGCTTGGGGCAAATGGGAGGGTGCCCAGCCAGGCTCTGAGAAGttagggagggcttcctggaagaagggGTAGGACTAAACCAGGTTCTCTAACATGTTGGTCCCATACTCTCTTTACAAATTCTTAAAACCTCGGGACCCTCAAGAGCTTTCGTCTGTTTGGGTTTATGTCTATcaatatttactgtattagaaattaaaactgaaaaaattaatatttatcccataaaataatacattatttaatgGTAATATAacataatgaaaaataactaCATTTCTGAAACAAACAGTGAGAAGCAAggctttgttttacatttttgccaatctctttaatgtctggcttacaGCTAGATTCTCAGATCAGCTTCTGCATTCAACCTGTTGCAATATCACGTGGCATGTGACCTCTGGAAAACTCCATGGTATACTCCTGAGAGAATGAGCATTAAAAAGGCAAATGATGTCTTCGTAGCACTATGAGATGAGTTTTGATTTCAGAGACCCTTGCAAAAGGATCTCAGGGTATGAGGCGCCACCAGACCACAATTTCAAAACCACTGATTTCAACTAATTTAACTAGTGAGAAACCAGGGGGAATAGTTGAAGGGAGAGGCAAGGGGTTGCAGGGAAGAAATACAGACATGGGCAGCAGGCACAACATAGCAAAGGCCTGGAAGCAGAAAGCCTGCCACGTGGGCCAGAGGGCTTTTGCAGTTGTTGTAGCCGGTGGTTTTAGGGGACATGGCACTTCAGGAAATGCATCTAACCCTCCAAGGCCTAAGGAGAAGGTGAGAGGAGCCCACACGTTAGTCCTCAGTAGTCACGGCATCCTCAGGACCGAGCCCAGGGCCCGGAGCTTCGCCTTGTTGCAAGCAGGGACTTGACGGTATGAGTTTCCAGTCAATGCGTTTGGCTTTTTCTCCAAACCACTTGGGTGCACCGGAACCTCCTTGCCCATCGAGTGTCTGGTTTTCTGCCAGCGCATACCTGCCCCTTCAGCCCAGAATGCCGACATAATCACAGGGCAGAACTGGAGTCGAGAAGAGCTACTTGCAAAGTGGGTGTTCTGGGAGTATGATTCTGAGTACATCCAAAGTgtgtaaagggatagaaaagaccAATTGAATAGCGAattgtatacattttataaatacacaAACCTCCTCCCCTCCTCATTCCCACCATGTCTTAGGAGGTTTAGAAGAGAAAATTCCATTCTTAGTTATTTTGGTGAAGGTGTTTTTCCCAATTTGACCCTGGTATGCATTGTGATCTGTAGTGTGGGAGTTGTTTTCCCTGTTTGGAATTATTCTGTCACCTTTAAGATTGATCCCTTGGTAAGAGCTGTTTTTCCTAGTCAGAAGTTAGCAGGAGCTCTCTGAGCAAGGCCGCCATTGATTGACAAGTTCCCTCCAGATGATACCGTATGAGTGAAAGGCATGTGTCACAGTGGATACTCATTATCTGCCCTTCAGGGGTAACCACTGGGTAGAAGGTGGGTGGTTGCTTATAGTGCTGGGTTTGCAGACCTCCTGCCTGGTATATGGTGAAACGTCGCGCATATGCACTGAACTCAGCGTGCACTCTCCCGCTTGCACTCTCACGCTTCCTAGCCAATCAGATTCTTACACCTGTAGAACTTCTGTAGTGACGTGCATGCAGATGCTCCAGACCCTGATGTGAACCACAGAggagattttaaattttctagtagccacattaaaaaagtaaaaagaaacagcgGGAGTaagttttaatgtattttatttcattcagtctATCCGAAATAGTATCATTTCAGTCCACGACACAGCCATGCTTCAGGTGCTCAGTAGCCACGTTGAGTGGCTGTCGTGTTGGACAGCGCGCCTCTAGAAGTTAGTATTTCCTGTTTCCATTGAGATAAAGCCCCTTGCTTAGCTCCTTATTGTTTGTGACCAGTGTTCTCCTGGGATCTGCTGGTTCCAGAGTCGCAGTTGAAATGACCTAATCGAAGTAGTCTAGCCATTCTCTGTAGATGAGGGATGGGAAGTTACACGTCCCTTGGATGATGGAAATAAAGAGAACTTACCTGTGCCATTTCCAGACTGTTGGCTTTACTGCTAACTCCTGACAGGTGGTGACCAGCAGTGGGCCAGTGTCCACGGGAGCTCTGACGCCCCACGCCCCTCACCATTGCTGTTCTGGTGCCATAGGTCTGTTTCTGGTATCCACCTAGTGTTTCCACCCAGAAGGATGACTGTTTTTAAAACAACAGCCCGGCCGATGACTAACCATGTTTTCTCTCTTCCAGACACAGTTCGAACCTAACTGTCCACCAGAAAGTGTGGACCCAGGAAGTGTTCGAGAGCAGTGCAGACCATTTCCGGGCCACTTACCTTCTGAAGGACGCGGCGCAGGGGGCCTGCCCAGATGCGGATTTCACACAGCAAGCCTCCCCGACGTCGGTCATCCTCAAGGGAACCAGTAGGACGGGCAGTCTGGTTTACCCAGTCGCCCAAGTCCACAGCGCCGGCCCGCAGAGCTATAGCTCTGGGCCACCAAGTGAGGGCACCGTCCTGGACCTGAGTGCTACCTCGAGCATGAAGTCAGAGAGCAGCAGCCATTCCTCCTGGGACTCTGACGGGGCCAGCGAGGAGGGCACTGTGCTCATGGAGGACAGTGACGGGAACTGCGACGGGCCGAGCCTTGTCCCCGGGGAACATGAGTACCCCATCTGCGTCCTGGTGGA
This genomic interval from Manis javanica isolate MJ-LG chromosome 18, MJ_LKY, whole genome shotgun sequence contains the following:
- the BNC1 gene encoding zinc finger protein basonuclin-1 isoform X1, with protein sequence MTKEVKTRTPHTLARECNEHKKGGGFKSLGVRRGQKHMERRRAGGSGKASEKQGRLRKAVKDAPRYSRRRGGEGQALNAECWTARSTEWQAIGCSLNCGCQSFKPGKINHRQCEQCRHGWVAHALSKLRIPTVCPTSQVEIVQSSVVFDISSLMLYGTQAIPVRLKILLDRLFSVLKQDEVLRILHALDWTLQDYIRGYVLQDASGKVLDHWSIMTSEEEVATLQQFLRFGETKSIVELMATQEKEERSIIVPPSTASVDIRAFIEGCSHRSPGRPTPTDKANPSSAHSFESLINNMTFMLPFQFLNPVPPALLGSLPEQYVLEQGQEQSRDPEQETHGPFPSSSFIASSSTPFQTEKDPCLNCPDTVPKREDGTYLSDSSSYNIVTKLERTQLSPEAKVRSERNGLATKKGRVFCTACEKTFYDKGTLKIHYNAVHLKIKHRCTVEGCNMVFSSLRSRNRHSANPNPRLHMPMNRNNRDRDLRNSLGLAASENYKHPGFVATPPDCRPLPGYPRSGEGSRGQPAFPSIGQNGVLFPNLKTVQPVLPFCNSPATPAELANTPGVLPSLPLLSSSVPEQLVSNQVPFDALPKKKSRKSSMPIKIEKEAVEIANEKRHTFSSDEDRPLQVVSEDEPEACSPAPGRAPEEQHAQAGRLWRPLPGGERPCRPGPVAESSGAFSRAPEQATHHVEREAEQKPVLATVPREVEAGGREPPLTPGMETCVPFPDYVKLQRHLLAGGLLSALSGRGMAFPCFEDSKELVQHMGQHTLARPKEEDRFQCDICKKTFKNACGVKTHHRSMHAKETHVCTVEGCQAAFPSRRGRDRHSSNLTVHQKVWTQEVFESSADHFRATYLLKDAAQGACPDADFTQQASPTSVILKGTSRTGSLVYPVAQVHSAGPQSYSSGPPSEGTVLDLSATSSMKSESSSHSSWDSDGASEEGTVLMEDSDGNCDGPSLVPGEHEYPICVLVEKAEQSLTSLPSGPPMTCHLCRKMYSNKGTFRAHYKTVHLRQLHKCKVPGCNTMFSSVRSRNRHSQNPNLHKSLTAPPGHLQ
- the BNC1 gene encoding zinc finger protein basonuclin-1 isoform X2, which gives rise to MRRRPPSRDARGAARAKDTRRQRRHRGGRGMAEAIGCSLNCGCQSFKPGKINHRQCEQCRHGWVAHALSKLRIPTVCPTSQVEIVQSSVVFDISSLMLYGTQAIPVRLKILLDRLFSVLKQDEVLRILHALDWTLQDYIRGYVLQDASGKVLDHWSIMTSEEEVATLQQFLRFGETKSIVELMATQEKEERSIIVPPSTASVDIRAFIEGCSHRSPGRPTPTDKANPSSAHSFESLINNMTFMLPFQFLNPVPPALLGSLPEQYVLEQGQEQSRDPEQETHGPFPSSSFIASSSTPFQTEKDPCLNCPDTVPKREDGTYLSDSSSYNIVTKLERTQLSPEAKVRSERNGLATKKGRVFCTACEKTFYDKGTLKIHYNAVHLKIKHRCTVEGCNMVFSSLRSRNRHSANPNPRLHMPMNRNNRDRDLRNSLGLAASENYKHPGFVATPPDCRPLPGYPRSGEGSRGQPAFPSIGQNGVLFPNLKTVQPVLPFCNSPATPAELANTPGVLPSLPLLSSSVPEQLVSNQVPFDALPKKKSRKSSMPIKIEKEAVEIANEKRHTFSSDEDRPLQVVSEDEPEACSPAPGRAPEEQHAQAGRLWRPLPGGERPCRPGPVAESSGAFSRAPEQATHHVEREAEQKPVLATVPREVEAGGREPPLTPGMETCVPFPDYVKLQRHLLAGGLLSALSGRGMAFPCFEDSKELVQHMGQHTLARPKEEDRFQCDICKKTFKNACGVKTHHRSMHAKETHVCTVEGCQAAFPSRRGRDRHSSNLTVHQKVWTQEVFESSADHFRATYLLKDAAQGACPDADFTQQASPTSVILKGTSRTGSLVYPVAQVHSAGPQSYSSGPPSEGTVLDLSATSSMKSESSSHSSWDSDGASEEGTVLMEDSDGNCDGPSLVPGEHEYPICVLVEKAEQSLTSLPSGPPMTCHLCRKMYSNKGTFRAHYKTVHLRQLHKCKVPGCNTMFSSVRSRNRHSQNPNLHKSLTAPPGHLQ